Part of the Gemmatimonadota bacterium genome is shown below.
GCGCTCCAGCGCTGCAGTGGCGTGGTGATGGTTCGACGCAGCGCACCCGCCCCCACCACAGCAAGGCCCAGCAGCGTCAGCGGCACCTTCGAGAGAATGAAGCTCGGCCAGGTGTACCACGGTGGCGCACCGTACACCATGGTGCCCCAGAGCAGGTGCTCGTTCGCGCCTCTCCCTTCGACCCCGGCACGGACCGTGTCGGCGAGCCCCCAGAGGTAGGAACGTGGCAGGATGTGCCAACGGTCGAGAACCGTCAGCAGGTCGCGCCAGCGGACCACGTGGAGGTCACCCAGCTTGGCGACCATGGTGCGGTTGAAATCGTCGGTGCCATTGGGACCGGCGTGGAAGTGGAAGCCGTAGAATGCCCACAACGTGGCGACGGCAACCAGCAGCACGACGACGAGCTGTCCGGCGTGCAGGGCAAGGGTATTCAGGTAGCGGCGTTGACGGTGCCACTGCCAGACCGCGGCAACGGCGGTGAACGCGCCGATCCCGGCAAGTCCTGGCAGCGCGGAATGCTTCGCGGCGAGGGCAACGCCCATGGCGAGCCCGAGGGCCATGGCCCAGCGCCACTGCCAGGTCATGATCAGGCGCGCGGCGGTGAGCGCCGCGATGGCGAGTGCCAGAGCGACCGGCAAATCGGTCATCACGACTGGACCGTGGGCCCCGACCGTCGGTTCCAGCGCGAGGAAGAGCAGCGTCCCGACGGCCCACGGCATCCCGAACGAGGCGGCCACGAGTGCGCCGAGCATCAGCAGCATGGCGCCGTTGAGGGTCCACACCGCGATGCGGGCACGGTCCTGGGCCAACCGGAAATCGTTGTCGAAGAAGAAGGTCTCCTCGACAAAATCCCGCTCCGCGCCCTTGTCCGAAAGGGCAGACTTCGGGCGGAGCGTGAAGGTGGCGGGCATGTTGGCCGCGGCCACCAGCTTCACGAGCGGCGGATGCTCGGGATTGAGCCGGAAGTCGTTGGTGCGCAGGTACTCGACGCCGGCCACGATGTGCCACGGCTCGTCGACCGTGAGCGAATCGAGACGGGTGCCGACAGCCGACCGGGCCGTGGCAAGGAGCACCGAGGCGAGGAGGACGAGCAACTGGGCCGGTGTCAGTCGCCGGGGTGTGGCTGGGGGAGTCACGATCTGTAGATACGGCGGAATTGTCGGAGCGGCAAGGGGTGGCGGGTGGTCTGCGTGCCACCGTGGTAACTTGAGGGGGTGAGATGCCCTGTCCCTGCTGGCACTCCTTGCAGCGATTGGAGGATTCATGATTGCACGACATCCGATGGTCGTGCCCGCGCTCGCACTCGCCGTACTCGCGAGTTGCAGCGACACGGGCACTGGCCCCAGCCCCGATCAGTTCATCCTGTCCACTGACCAGCCGAGCTACACCGCAGGGTACATCGGCGGCAGTGGCGCCCGGCGCCAGTACAGTTTCACGCTGGTTGCTCGCTTCACGAACAA
Proteins encoded:
- a CDS encoding phospholipid carrier-dependent glycosyltransferase, with product MTPPATPRRLTPAQLLVLLASVLLATARSAVGTRLDSLTVDEPWHIVAGVEYLRTNDFRLNPEHPPLVKLVAAANMPATFTLRPKSALSDKGAERDFVEETFFFDNDFRLAQDRARIAVWTLNGAMLLMLGALVAASFGMPWAVGTLLFLALEPTVGAHGPVVMTDLPVALALAIAALTAARLIMTWQWRWAMALGLAMGVALAAKHSALPGLAGIGAFTAVAAVWQWHRQRRYLNTLALHAGQLVVVLLVAVATLWAFYGFHFHAGPNGTDDFNRTMVAKLGDLHVVRWRDLLTVLDRWHILPRSYLWGLADTVRAGVEGRGANEHLLWGTMVYGAPPWYTWPSFILSKVPLTLLGLAVVGAGALRRTITTPLQRWSAAGVLALAATHLFALSGSLGTYAGVRHALPVIVVLAIIAGAGVQLAWQHRTRMSVLGVGGLYAATMVMTARIPRLWEYHNELAGGTQNAALAFGNEGLDLGQRAYEIKHFSDSAIVPTGLPTYSSYWFGEEQAKALKLTTARKVESLADSNRAGIYTGFFIYTASDRRPDPNADWNPTKVFAGLTMVKRLGIVEIWQGTQTLPMTRASNLFRRLLEYVYDEKGTDYALIAAKATEILDVMPWHLPAAIELGNAYLRMGDRAAAIAAYQRPFAHEKRGLLGALVKQELESHIKRLESGEAMTAIPSIRSPQLE